TAGGTCGAGTGCCAACTGGCTGAGCCCAGATCCGGAGGAGAACGTGCCCACGTACCAGTACGCCTGCACCGCGTGCGGTCACCAGCTCGAGGCGGTCCAGTCCTTCTCTGACGCGCCGCTGACCGAGTGCCCGACGTGTGCGGGGCGGCTGCGCAAGGTCTTCAACTCGGTAGGCATCGTCTTCAAGGGCTCCGGCTTCTACCGCACCGACTCCCGCGCCTCCGGCTCGGAGACGTCGGCCGGCGGCACGGCGGGCAAGCCGGCCAAGTCCGAGTCGTCCTCGTCGTCCTCGGGTGGAGACTCCGGGTCGTCGTCGGGCTCCTCGACCGGGTCGACGTCCTCGTCGTCCGGATCGTCCTCGTCGTCCGGCTCCTCGTCGTCCGGTGGGTCGAGCGGCGGCAAGGCCCCGGCGGCGACCTCCGCGTCCTGACCGCTGCGCCCGAGCGGCGTGGTCGTCCCGTGTCATAGCAGGTCCGGCCGGTCGGTGGGCGTTGTCCACAGGCCGGCCGGTTGTCCACAGGCACCGGCGGACGATCAGCTGACCGGGCCCCGATCGGCCTAACCTGCCGTCCACGGGTGTCGCTGCGGCACCCGGTGACGGGAGGCGGCAGATGGCGACCGGCGATCCGGACTCCGCTCGGGCGTTGCGGCCGCTGCGGCGGCTCGCCCTGCCCGGCGGGCGTACCCTGCTCCGGGCCGGGCTGGTAGCCGCGTTGCTGGGCCTGGCCGCCGCCGTCCTGCACACCCCCGCCGGCTGCCCGCCGACCACCCGCGCCACCCCATCCCCCGGCCCGGCCCGCGCCGGACCGGTCGACGGGCCGCAGCCGACCGACACGAGCGCAACCACGGCCGGGCAGCACCCGACGGCCGGCCCGTTACCGCTGCCCAGCGGCGCGGTCGGGGTGCCGGTCCGGTTGGCCGAGCCGGCCGCGCTGGCGGTGGTCCGCCCCGGAGCCCGGGTCGATCTGCTCGCGGCGCCGCCGGGCGGGGCGGGCACCGAAGCCGCCCTGCTCGCCCCCCGAGCGCTGGTGCTTGACGTGCTGGGTGCCGGCGCGACCGACGGGTCGTCCGCCCTCTATCTGGCGCTCCGCCCCGACCAGGCGCAACGCGCGGTCGGGCTGCCCGAGGGGAGCCGCTTCGCGATCGTCGTCCGCGGTTGACCGCGCACACCGCCGAGAGCGACGGCGGAGCCGGACGCCAGGACGGGGAGCGGGGTCAGCCCCAGTGCGGTGGGCGTTCGGCGAGCAGCCAGTCGTCGTTGCCGCCGGGCCGCTCGCCCCAGCCGCGGTCGGTGTCGTCGGCCGTCTGCTCGGGCAGCACCACGAAGTCTTCGCTCAGGTCGACGGTGCGATCGTCGTCGCCGCGCGCGCCCTGCGTGCCGGGGTCCTCGGTGCTCACGAGCGGCAAGACTAGCGCAGCCGACGACGGCGGACCGGTGGCAGACGGTGGCGCGCCGGCCAGAAGCGACCGAGCCGCCGGCCGCGTTGGTAGCGTCGGACGGCGTGACGACCCCCAGCGGTGGCAGCACCCCGGACGACTACTGGCGGCGGCCCGGGACCGGCGGCGAGGAAGCACCGGACCACGCCGCCGCCGCGCCCGCGAGCGGGTACGCCGGTCCACCGCCGAGCGTGCCGCCGCCGGCGGGCTGGCGTCCACCCGTACACCTGGAGCCGGCGCCGCCCCGGCGGCTGCCGCCGCAGGACATGGCCGGCCTCGACGTGGCCGAGCAGCGCGCGCAGCGGGTCACCTACGGGTTCGGCGCGGCGGTCGGCGTGGTGCTGGTGGTCCTGGTCTGCCTGCTCTGCTCGCGGGTTCTTTTCTGACCCCCGCCTCGACCGACGGTCAGAGCGTCGTGCCCCAGACGGCCTGGGCGCCGGAGTGGCCGGTCAGGTAGACGTAGACCAGAGCGGCGATGGAGAGCGCGACGACCGCCACCGCCAGCACGGGGGTCACCAGTGCCGGCAGCCGCGGCACCCGGGGGTGCCCGCTGGTCGCCACCAGCAGCAGAATGGCCACGATCCCGAGCGGCACCACGATCCGGAACAGGATGTCGCCGTAGCGGGAGTGCTCGAAGATCTGGTCGAGGAGCGGGCCCTGGAAGCCCCGGGCGACCAGCGCGTCGGTGAACGCCTCACCGGACTGGATCGCCACGAAGGCGGTCAGCGGAGCAGCCACGGCCAGGATGGCCACCGCCCAGTCCAGCCGGTGCCGCCAGCGCGGCAGTCCCACGTACGCGACGGCCAGCACGGCCAGCAGCGGCACGAACAGGACCACCGCATGGACCACCAGGACGTGTACCGGTAGACCCTGGATCTCCTCGAACATCGACACCCTCCAGGTGGATCACGGTCACGGGGTGGCCAACGTACGGTTCGCCGGTCCCCAGGCTCTCGACCGGAGACACGCGCGGCCCCTCGATCGGGTTCACCTCGCCCCGATCCGGCCACCGCCGGCTGTGTCCGTGGCCACCCCGACCGGACGTCGGTTGTCGGCACAGGTCGCACGTGCTGTCATTGGCGCATGTCCGGTGCCGAGGAACTGCTGCGATCGAGGGGCCTGCGCGTCACCCGACCGCGTCTCGCGGTGCTCGACGTCCTGGCCGGTGGCGGTCACCTGGAGGTCGACGAGATCACCCGGCAGGTCCGCGAACGCCTCGACTCGGTCTCCACCCAGGCGGTCTACGACGTGCTCGGGGCGCTGTCCCGGGCAGGGCTGTCCCGCCGGATCGAGCCGGCCGGCAGTCCCGCCCGATACGAGGCGCGCGCCGGCGACAACCACCACCACGTGGTCTGCCGGGGCTGCGGCGAGATCGCCGACATCGACTGCGCGGTGGGCAGCGCTCCCTGCCTCGAGCCGAGCGTCTCGCACGGCTTCGAGGTGGACGAGGCGGAAGTGACCTTCTGGGGTCTCTGCCCGGGTTGCCAGGCCCGCCGCTCCGCCGACAGCTGACGGGTCATTCGGGCCGGGAAAGGTGACCGGCGAGGTCTGCCGGGCGTGGCACTCTTGGGCGGTGAAGTCCGATGACCTCGGCCTCTTCGGTCCGGGTTCGGTCACGTGGAAGGTGCACGAGGAGCCGATCCTGATCGTCGCCGGCCTACGCTCGCTCTACCTCCAGGCGTTGCACCCACGGGCGATGGCCGGGGTCGCGCAGAACAGCGACTACCGCACCGATGCCTGGGGCCGCCTGGTCCGCACCGCCACCTACGTGGCGACCACCATCTACGGCACGACCGCCGAGGCGGAGGCGGCCGGGGCACGGCTGCGCCGGCTGCACGACCGGATGCGGGCCACCGACCCGAACACCGGCGAGGAGTTCCGGATCGACGAGCCGGATCTGCTGCGCTGGGTGCACGTCGCCGAGGTCGAGTCGTTCCTCAGCACGGCCCGGCGGGCCGGGCTGAGGCTCACCGACGACGAGGTGGACGGCTACTACACCGAGCAGCGCCGCTCCGCCGCCCTGGTCGGCCTCGACCCCGACAGCGTCCCGGGCACCGCCGAGGAGGTCGCTGAGTACTACCGCGCGGTGCGGCCGGAGCTGCGGATGACCCGGGAGGCCGCGGAGACCGCGCTCCTGCTCACCGCCCCGCCGCTGCCGTGGAAGCTCAGCCTGCCGGCCCGGCTGGGGCTCAGCCTCGGGCCACCACGCTGGGCGTACCTGGGGATCGCCGGCACCGCGCTCGCGCTGCTGCCGGCGTGGGCTCGCCGGATGTACGGCGGGCTCGGGCTGCCCACCACCGCCCTGTCGGCGGACCTGACCGTGCGCGCCCTGCGGCTGGCACTCGGCACTGTGCCCCGGCGCTACCGGGAGGGGCCGATCCTGCAGGCCGCCCGACAGCGGGCCGAACGCCTCACCGCCACCCCGCTGGCCGGCTGACCGGGCACCGCCGGAGGTTTCAGCCGTCGGTGGGCCGGTCCACCGCCGCCCACGGCTCCCTGCCCGGCGTCTGCGCCCCCGTTGGGCAGTGCCGCCGGTAGTCGCACCAGCCGCAGCGCGGGCCGGGCGCCACGGGGAACGCCTCATCCGCGTCGCCGCCGTCGGCGACCGCCCGCTCGGCGGCCATGATGTCGCGGGCCGTCTCCTCGGCCCGGGCCAACTGCCGGGCCAGTGACTCGACGGTGTGGTCGTGGCCCGCCACCGTGCCGGTCGGCAGGTGGTGCAGCTCGACCCGGCGACACGGGCGGCGGAACACCCGCTCGGCCGCGTACGCGTAGAGCGCCAGCGCCTGCGAGCCCCGGGCGTCGTCGGCGTCCAGCCCGGTGCGGCCGGTCTTGTAGTCGACGATCACCAGCTCCTGGCCCTCCGGCCCGGGCCGGGAGTCGATCCGGTCGGTGCGGCCGTTGAAGGCCAGCACTGCGGTCTTGACGGCCACCACCCGCTCCACGCCGAGCGGGTCGGCATCCGGCTCCAGCGTCTCGACGTACGCCTCCAGCCAGCCCAACGCCCGCCGGTAGGCGGCCCGCTCCTGCTCGTCGTCGCGGTAGCCCTCGCGGACCCAGGTGCCCTTGAGCAGGGTGGCCAGCGCCTCGGGACGGCGCCGGTCGGCGGGCAGCGCATACCAGTTCTTCAGCGCGGTGTGGACGCTGGCGCCGAGCGAGTTGTGCGCCCACGGCGGGCCCTTCGGCGGGGTCGGCCGGTCGACGTAGGAGTAGCGGTAGCGGCGCGGGCAGTCCGCGTACGCACCGAGCTTGCTCGGGGTGCAGACGAAGAGGCGCTCCGGCATGCCCTCGAAGCCGAGTTGCTCGGCGCCGCCGGCACGTTGCTGGGGGGCCCGGCCGCCGGCGGCCGGTCGTCCGGCTGAAGAGGATCGTCGCACGCCTGCGATCCTGCCATCCGCCCCCGACAGCATGGGGGTGCCCGGTCAGGTCATGTTCACGTACTGCGTGACGAAGGCCGCCACCGCGTCCGCGATGAGCTGCACGGCGATCGCGGCCAGCAGCAGGCCGGCGATCCGGGTCAGCACCTCGATCCCGCCGGGGCGCAGGATCTTCACGATGCCGCCGGAGAAGCGCAGCACGATCCAGACCGCGACCATCACGGCGAGGATCGCCGCGGCGATGGCGGTGAAGTCGCCCAGCCCGTCGGCCTGCTGGACGAAGAGCATTGTGGCGACGATGGCGCCGGGGCCGGCCAGCAGCGGGGTGCCCAGGGGCACCAGCGCGATGTTCGAGGTGACCTGCTGGCTGGGGTCGTCGGCCTTGCCGGTCAGCAGTTCCAGGGCGACCAGCACCAGCAGCAGGCCGCCGGCGGCCTGCAGTGCGGGCAGGTCCACGTGCAGGTAGTCGAGCAGGGTCTGCCCGGCCACCGCGAAGATCACGATCACGCCGAGCGCCAGCGCCACCGCCTGCCAGGCCGCCCGGTTCCGGTCCCGGGCGGGCAGCGGGCCGGTCAGCGCGAGGAAGATCGGCATCATGCCCGGCGGGTCGGTGATCACCAGCAGGGTCACGAAAACCTCTCCGAACA
Above is a window of Micromonospora coriariae DNA encoding:
- a CDS encoding flagellar biosynthesis protein FlgA, with the protein product MATGDPDSARALRPLRRLALPGGRTLLRAGLVAALLGLAAAVLHTPAGCPPTTRATPSPGPARAGPVDGPQPTDTSATTAGQHPTAGPLPLPSGAVGVPVRLAEPAALAVVRPGARVDLLAAPPGGAGTEAALLAPRALVLDVLGAGATDGSSALYLALRPDQAQRAVGLPEGSRFAIVVRG
- a CDS encoding RecB family exonuclease, coding for MLSGADGRIAGVRRSSSAGRPAAGGRAPQQRAGGAEQLGFEGMPERLFVCTPSKLGAYADCPRRYRYSYVDRPTPPKGPPWAHNSLGASVHTALKNWYALPADRRRPEALATLLKGTWVREGYRDDEQERAAYRRALGWLEAYVETLEPDADPLGVERVVAVKTAVLAFNGRTDRIDSRPGPEGQELVIVDYKTGRTGLDADDARGSQALALYAYAAERVFRRPCRRVELHHLPTGTVAGHDHTVESLARQLARAEETARDIMAAERAVADGGDADEAFPVAPGPRCGWCDYRRHCPTGAQTPGREPWAAVDRPTDG
- a CDS encoding MarC family protein codes for the protein MDLKLFGEVFVTLLVITDPPGMMPIFLALTGPLPARDRNRAAWQAVALALGVIVIFAVAGQTLLDYLHVDLPALQAAGGLLLVLVALELLTGKADDPSQQVTSNIALVPLGTPLLAGPGAIVATMLFVQQADGLGDFTAIAAAILAVMVAVWIVLRFSGGIVKILRPGGIEVLTRIAGLLLAAIAVQLIADAVAAFVTQYVNMT
- a CDS encoding DUF2231 domain-containing protein — translated: MFEEIQGLPVHVLVVHAVVLFVPLLAVLAVAYVGLPRWRHRLDWAVAILAVAAPLTAFVAIQSGEAFTDALVARGFQGPLLDQIFEHSRYGDILFRIVVPLGIVAILLLVATSGHPRVPRLPALVTPVLAVAVVALSIAALVYVYLTGHSGAQAVWGTTL
- a CDS encoding oxygenase MpaB family protein, coding for MKSDDLGLFGPGSVTWKVHEEPILIVAGLRSLYLQALHPRAMAGVAQNSDYRTDAWGRLVRTATYVATTIYGTTAEAEAAGARLRRLHDRMRATDPNTGEEFRIDEPDLLRWVHVAEVESFLSTARRAGLRLTDDEVDGYYTEQRRSAALVGLDPDSVPGTAEEVAEYYRAVRPELRMTREAAETALLLTAPPLPWKLSLPARLGLSLGPPRWAYLGIAGTALALLPAWARRMYGGLGLPTTALSADLTVRALRLALGTVPRRYREGPILQAARQRAERLTATPLAG
- a CDS encoding Fur family transcriptional regulator — encoded protein: MSGAEELLRSRGLRVTRPRLAVLDVLAGGGHLEVDEITRQVRERLDSVSTQAVYDVLGALSRAGLSRRIEPAGSPARYEARAGDNHHHVVCRGCGEIADIDCAVGSAPCLEPSVSHGFEVDEAEVTFWGLCPGCQARRSADS